The following DNA comes from Microbacterium terregens.
TGCGGTCACGCTGCTGGAGTCGCTCGCGGCCGGCGTGCGCGACGAGGACATCGTGCCCGCCTCGGCGCTCGGTGTGGACGATGCGATCGCGCTGCTGGACCGCGTTCCCGACTCGCAATCCGCTCCGGTGGACACGTCGATGCACACGGACGCATACGACCCCGCGGAGCTGGCCCTGTGGCTCTCCGACGAGGACGACGTCGCCGGCGAGGACTCGGGCGATGACGGAGTGCCGGACCCGACGACGGCCGCGGCACCGCACGACGATGTCTCGACGGCACCCGTGGAGATCTCCGCGTGGGCGCAGCGACCGCGCACGGCGGCACAGGCGAACGGCACGACGGGCGCCGAGACGGCCGACGCGCAAGCGGATGCGGAGCGCTCCTCCGACGCCGCCCTGCGGCGCTGGCTGTCCGACTGAGCCCGCGGGCTTCTCAGCCGCGCAGAACCAGGTCAGCCGCGACGTAGTAGAGCGCCACGTCGATCTCCTCCAACGGCACACCGTGCATCGCGTGGTACGCACGCCGGTACAGCTCGAGCTGCAGCATCCGCTCTTCCCGCTCCGCGTCGTTCCGCGGAGGTGCGCCGGTCTTCCAGTCGACGATCTCGATGCGGCCGTCGCGATCGTCCCGCCGATAGACGGCGTCGAGCTTGCAGATGATCACGTGCGGTCGCCCGTCCAGGCTCAGGCCGGGCTCGCCCGTGACGGTGAAGTCGATCTCCGTCTCGACCTCGATCGGGCTGAGCGCCCCCCATTCCGATGCGGCGAAGTTCGCCTGCAGCGTCGCGAGCACGGCGGCATCTTCCGCGGAGGCCGTCGTGTCCGGCGCGTCGTCGTCGAGCTCCCACAGGGCGTCATCGAGGGTTCTGGCCGTGCCGACTCGACCCGAGCGCTGCTCGACCCAGACGTGGAAGAGCGTCCCCAGCCGGGTCTGCCGGAACGGTCGCTCCGGCAGGGGCCGCGCGATGCGGGCGACGGTGCCGGCATAGTCCGACACGAACTCCTTGAAACGCGACGCCGCGATGCGGGTCGGGGCGGCCTCGCCGGACGGACGCTGACGCGCATCGCGCTCCGCCAGCAGCAGCGCGACGTCTCGGTCGGGCACGACACGCGGCGCTGCCAGCGCCGCCTCGACCGCCGCGGAGGCGCGCTGGACGACGTCGCGACGAGCGCCGAGCGGGTCGATCGGCCATTGCAGCACGCGACGCTCCCCCAGGTACGGGTTCTCGCCGGGGACGTCCTCGGGCAGTTCCCTGTGCAGTGCCTGCGCGATCTCGTTGAGGAACACGCTCCGCTCGCGGGGGCGCTTGGTGCCTGACCAGCTCGCACCGGTCAGCAGCAGGTGATCGCGCGCGCGGGTCACTGCCACATACGCCAGCCGCCGATCCTCCTCGAGCTGTCGGGCGCGGTTCGCCGCCACGAACGACTCGAAGGCGGCTTTCAGATCCTGCTGCGTCGGCGCAGCATCCCGCTCCCACTGCAGCGCCGGCAGCCACCGCGCATCGCCGCGGAAGGAGTAGGGCAGGACCCCGAATCCGAGCCACCCCTTCGTGTCGCGCGGTGCGCTCGGCAGCTCGTCCTTGACCAGGCGCACGACCGCCACGGCGTCCCACTCCAGGCCCTTCGAACCGTGGATCGTGAGCAGCTGCACGACATCGTCCTCGGGCGGCTCGGTCCGCGGGGCGAACTCGTCGAGCTGCTCGGCGTGATCCAGCCACGCCAGCAGACTCGAGATCGACCCCGACTCGTCGGCGGCCAGGAACGCGTGCAGCTCGTCGACGAACGCGCGCAGCTGCGCCGAGGCGATCCGTGCCGGTCCGCGCGACTCGTTCGCCGAGAGTTCCGCGTCCAGACGCAGCTCCAGCTCGATGAGCCGCACGAGGTCCGGCATCGGCATCCCTACGGCCCTGCGCAGCCCGGCGAAGACGGCACCCGCCTCACGCAGGCGCTCCCTCGCCTCGGGGGTGAACGGGCTCAGCCAGCCGTGGTCGGGTTTGTGGCGCAGCACGAAATCAAGTGCGTCCACCAGCGAGCCGTCGTCGTCGCCGGCGCTGCCGCGGATGCGCTCGACGACCTCGGGTGACAGCGGCTGCAGGGCCGCGTCGTGGCGCGCGATGCGCCGGGCGAGGGCGGCCAGCTCACGAAGATCGGGAAGCCCGATCGCCCATCGGGGTCCTGCCAGCAGGCGGATCAGAGCGGAGCCGGCGGCAGGATCGCTCAGCACGCGCAGTGCGCACACCACGTCGACGACCTCCGGCGTGGACAGGAGTCCGCCCAGCCCCAGGATGCGATGCGGGATGCCGCGGCGACCGAGCGCGTCGCCGAAGCGCACCATGTGCTTCTTGCTGCGGAACAGGACCGCGCCCGTCGTCGACTTCGCGCCCGCGGCACGCTGGGCCCGTATGCGGGCGAACCACTCGGCGACCCGGTCCGCCTCGGCGTCCAGGTCCGCCTCGAAGACCAGATCCACCGCTCCGGCCGGAGCCCCGGGGCGCGCCCGCAGCTCCTCGACGACGACCGCGGCGCGAGTGGCCAACGGCGCGAGCACCGCGTTGGCGGCGGTCAGTACGGCGGCGCTGTTTCGCCAGCTGGTCAGAAGCGAGAACTGCGCGCACACGCGGCCCGGCGAGAACGACCCCGCGAAGCCGCCCAGGTTGCCGGCGCTCGCTCCGCGCCATCCGTAGATCGCCTGGTTCGGGTCCCCGACCGCCATGACGGCCGTGTCGGCGAACAGGGCGGCCAGCAGGTCGGTCTGCACGACCGAGGTGTCCTGATACTCGTCGAGCAGCACCACGCGGAACCGCTCGCGCAGTTCTCCGGCGACGACCGGGTGCGTGCGCACCACCTCCAGTGCCCCGGCGACCTGGTCGGAGAAGTCGAGCACGCCGATCCGCCGCTTCTCGGCCGCGTACTCGCGCGCCAGGTCCGCGAGCAGGCCGAGAGCCCCGACCTTCTCGGCAGCGTCGGCGACATCGCTGTAGACGACCGTGCCCTTGCGGGTCGAGGGCCGATCGAGGACATCGTCGAACCGCTTCGGGAAGTCGGCCAGCTCATCGAAGGAGACGAGGTTGTCGACGCCATCGCGCGCGATCCGCAGCGCCGCGTCGACGATGCTGCGCACCGCCTCACCGCGGCTTTCCAGTCGCGGGTCATCGGAGCCGAACACGACACGGCGCATGAGCAGCCACGCCGCGGACTCGGAGAGGATGACGGCCTCCGGATCGCGGCCGATCCGGACGGCGTGCTCGCGGACGATCTGATCGGCGAAGCTGTTGTAGGTCGCGACCGTAGGGCGGTGCAGGAGCGCGTCCTCGTCCGGGGCCTCGGCGATCGCGCCGACGTCGGCCGCCAGCGCGTCCATCGCCGTCGCCCTCGCCGCGGCCGCCTTCGCACCGTCCCCGCCCGCGCGCTCGAGCTCGCCGAACACGTCCAGGCGACCGTCGGCGTGCAAGGCGGGCAATGCGGCGAGCAGTCCCCTGCGCTCGAATTCGGCCAGCCGCTGGAGCCGACGTTGGATCCGCTCGGCGAGCTCGCCCGCGGCCTTGCGCGTGAAGGTCAGCCCCAGAACCTCGTCGCGACGCACGATCCGGTTCGCCACGAGCCAGACGACCCGCGCGGCCATGGTCTCGGTCTTGCCGCTTCCGGCGCCGGCCACCACGAGCGCCGGGTCCAGCGGCGCCTCGATGACCTGGGTCTGCTCGCCGGTGGGCGGGAACTGGCCGAGCGCCGCGGCGATGACTTCGGCCGACAGTGTCGCCACGGAGAGGGATGCCGTCACGACGCGCTCACCGCGCCGATCGTGTGGATCCGGCACAGTCCGTACGAGAACTCGTCGCGACAGTGGTCCTCATACGGCGCAGTGAAGGTCGTGCCTCGCATGACGGTCACCGCCGATCGCACCCGTTCCAGGAACAGTTCGCGGCGTTCGTCATCGAACGGAGGCTGCCACGGGGTCGCGTAGTCCACGCGCGTGGCGGTCGGCCGCAGCACCAGCAGCTTCGCACCGCCGGCGGGCAGCCCGACGGCGGCAGGGATCGCACCGGACTCGAAGGCGAGCTGGTAGGCGCCCAGCTGCGGATTGTCGACCACCTTCAGGTCGGTCTGCGGTTCTCGCTTGCCGGTCTTCAGATCCATGATCACGACCGTGCCTTCCGGAGTGAGCTCGACCCGGTCGATGTAGCCCGAGAGGATCGCACCGTGCTCGAACGCCTCGGCGTCATCCAGCGGGATCGCGACCTCGAAGTGCGGCTCGGCGCCGATGAGCGCGCCGCCGGAGTCCTCGAATCGCCGCAGATACAGGTGCAGCCGGCGCACCAGGTCGCGCGCCCGGGCGCGCTCCGCGCGGTCGCGCCACTCCGCCTCGAAGGTCAGCTCGCCCCACCGCGACTCGACCTCGGCCCACAGGCTCGCCTCGTCGGAGCCGGCAGAGTGCTCCAGCGCCGCGTGGATGATCGTGCCGAGTCCGGCCGTCGCGCCGCCCGGGTCGCCGCCCAGGTCTCCGATCACCCAGTTGAGCTCGCATTCCTCGAGCGTGTGCAGTCTCGACGGTGACACCCGCACGTCCTCGTGCGCGAGATCGCGCAGTGGTCCGGTCGAGGTGGGCGCCGCAACACCGAACCACTCCCGCGGCGCAGAGCCCGGGACGAGGGCGTCGGCGAGCAGTGCGAGCTGCTGCGCGGCGCGGGCGGCGCGCTCACCCGCCCTTCCGCGCGAGGAGGGCTCGGTGAGCGCCCGACGGTGCTGCGCGACCAGACCCCGGAGCGAGAGCGGGTGCTCGACCGCGTGCCGCTCCGGGTCGGGCAGGAACTCGAAGAACACGCTCGGACCGGTGTCGTCGTCATCGACCGCGGTCACGATCACCCGATCCGTGGCCCGAGAGAGCGCGCGAGCCAGCAGCCGCAGCTCGTCGTGCATCGCGGCGCGGCGTCGATCGAGCGTCGAGGCGGCCCCCGCGTCTGCCCTGGTCGCGGCATCCGCCAACCGCCAGGTGTCCAGGAGCGACCCGCGCAGCCGCGTGTTCGGCCAGACGCCGTCCTGCACCCCCGCGATCACGACAGTGTCGAACTCGGTACCCAGCGCGCCGGCGGGCGTGAGGATGCGCACCGCCTCGCCGCCGGCGGGAGCGTCGAGACGGTCCTCGGCGACGTCGCTGTCCAGGATCCCGCGGACGAACACGCGCGGGTCGGCGTCCAGCGATCGTTCGACGAACCGTTTCGCGGCCTGGAACAGGGCCACCACGGCGTCGAGGTCACGGTTGGCCTGATCGGCCAGCGGCCCATGTCCGCGCGCCGATTCGGACCACGGCCGCTGGAGTCCGCTGCGGTCCCATGCGGTCCACAGGAGCTCGTGGGCGGTCGCACCCCGGGCCAGTTCGTCCCGCAGCACGGCGATCGTCCGCGCCAGGACGGCCGCCCGCCGCGCCTCGCGCGTGTCGATCAGGTCGAATTCCAGCGGCTGCCGCATCGCCGACACGATCAGGTCGCGGCCCGACCGTTCGCCGCCGGCCGCGAGCTCGCCGTGCCGCAGCGCCGACCGGAGTCGTCGCAGTTCGATCGGATCGAGGCGGCCGCCCGTGCTGAGCAGCGCCTCGGCCGCATCCTCGAACGTCCATGCGTCGCGGGAGGCGAGTTCGATCAGCCTCAGCAGATCGCGGACCGGTGCGAGGGTGCCGAGAGGACGCCCCGGACCGCTGGACCGGGTCGGCACCTCGCGCGCGGCGAGCTCGCGCTCGAGCGCGGCCACCTGTCGGGTGTCGTGCGCGATCACCGCGCAGGAGGACCAGGGGATGCCGTCGTGGACGTGCCGCTCGCGCAGAAGCCGTGCGATCGCGTCGAACTCCTCGGCGGGTGAGCGCAGCGTGAGGGCGCGCACCGACGCGTCCGGGACCACCGCAACCCCGTCGACGGAGGGGCGCGCGCGGTGCGCGACCAGACCGACGGCGCCGATGCGCTGGGTCACCTCGCGGACCACCTCGTTCTGCCAGGCGGTCCCCCGGTGCGCCGCCGCGAGCACGGACACGCTGCCGAGCACGTGTGCCAGCCGGGCGAAGTTCTCGGGAGTCGCGCCCCGGAACGCGCCCGAACCGACATCCGGATCCCCGAACGCGAGCACGGCGATGCCCCGCTGGACACATGCCTCGAGCAGTTCCACGCCGCCGAGGGTCAGCTCCTGTGCATCGTCGACGAGGATCACCGTTCCGCGCTGGATGATCTCGGCGCCCGCCGCACCCGTGCGCAGCACTCCGACCGCTTCGCGCACGAGGCCGGCGGCATCCCGATGCGCGCCCCGCATGTCGGCACGCACCTGCAGGTACTCCGAGAGGAAGGATGCCATCGCCTGCCACACCGGGATCGCATGGGTCTGTCCCAGCGCGCGGAGCCGGTCCGGCTCGATACCGAGGGTGGTGCATTCGGCAAGAAAGGTACGCACCTCGGTGCGGAACCCCTTGGTCGAACGGACGGCCGGTCCGAGCCAGTCCGGCCAGCGGCTGATGCCGTCGGTCTCGTCTTCGGCGTCCCCCTCCAGCAGGTCCTGGATCAGCTGGTCCTCGTCGCCGCCGGTAAGCAGCTGCGGCGGCTCCTCGCCCGCGGCGACCGCGGTCCCCCGCACGAGCTGATACGCGAACGAGGCGACCGAGCGCGCGATCGGACCCGACGTGGCCCGGCCCACCGCAAGGGCGAGACGGTCACGCAGGGCCGTCGCGGTCTGCCGCGACGGGGTCAGCACCACCAGCCCGTCGGGGTCGACTCCCGCCTCGACCAGCGCCGCGACGCGCTTCACCAGCGTGGCGGTCTTGCCGCTGCCGGGGGCGCCGACGACGACGCCGGATGCCTCCACCGGCAGTGCGACCACCGCGAGCTGGTGCGTGTCGAACTCGGATGCCGCGCCCGAGCCGTCCGCGGAGTCCATGGCTTCGACGGTACCGCCAGGTGCGGACATCCGGCGTCTGCCGAGCCCTCGATCCCGCGTTCGCCGAGAGCGTGCAACGGACGGGCGGGGCCCTCCCGGCGGTGTCGTAGAGTTGCCATGCGCGCCGGGCGTACCGGCGCAACAGGCCCCGGGACTCGGTCCCGTCGCAGGAGGTATTTCCGTGGAGATCCGCATCGGCATCACCAACACCGGCCGTGAGCTCAACTTCGAGACCAATGAGCCCGTGGCCGACGTCAAGAAGTCCGTCGCCAGTGCTCTGGACGCGGGCGCGACCCACGTGAGCTTCACCGATGCGAAGGGCACGAGCTACATCGTCCCGACCGCGAGCCTGGCCTACATCGAGTTCGGCACCGAAGAGTCCCGCCGCGTGGGCTTCGTCGCCTGACGTCAGCCCTCTCGTGCAGATCCTTCTCGCCCTGCTCATCGGCGCCGTGATCGGCGCGGCTGTGCACTTCCTCGTCCCCGCGCGCGGCACGCGGGGCGTGGTCCTGGCTCCCCTCCTCGGTGCGCTGATGTCCGGCCTGGTCTGGATGATCCTGACCTGGGCCGGCCTCGGCCTGGACAACCCGTGGCTGTGGCTGTCGGCGTTCGTCGCCCCGATCGTGGTCACCTACCCGGCGCTCGTGATCCTGGCGCGCACCCGCACCGCCTTCGACGCCCGCGAGAGGGCCAGACTCAAGATCGGCTGAATCGAGCGCGGATGCCGCTCGTCAGGCCGCCAGACCCATCGCATCCATGCGCTTGGAGTGCGCGCCCATCAGCTCGGTGAACACCGGCTCGACCTGCCGCTCGTCCGCGATCTGCAGCGTCGTCAGCCCGAGCGCCGCCCGCGCGATCAGCAGAGTGTCACCGACCAGACGGCGTCCCCACATCGCCAGGAGCGACGCCCACTCCGGGTCGCTGGCGATCGTCGCGCCGATGATGTCCACGATCGCTTCGCGGTCATCGTCTGCGCGCAGGATCCGGGCCACCCGGCGTCCGGTGTCGCCGTAGCTCGAGGAGAGCGCGAGGTAGAAGTCATCCAGCATCCCCGCGGTGATGTGCACCGAGAGCATGGTCTCCTGAGGCCGCACCCCGTGCGTCGCGCGTCGAAAGGCGTCCAGCGGCTCACGGAACGGAAGCATCAGGCTCGTCGGGTCATCACCGCGCTCGCGGATCAGCGCGACCAGTTCCTCGTGCTTCTGCAGGGCGGCACCCGCGGCGCGCGAGAGCGATTCCTTCTGCGCCAGCTCCGGTGTCGAGGCGATGAGCTCTGACAGAGTCTCGAAATAGCCCAGCTGCAGATACGCGGCCTGACCGAGGAACGTGTCGATGTCGGGCGCGAGCGCCTCGAAGTCGACGCGGTGAGCATCGCTCGCCTCACCGCGCGAACGCAGTTGGAGCTTTCGTCCCTGCGGGCGCTGCTGCCAGAACCACTTCACCACGACCTCAGCATATGCGCGGGCTCTCGCGGCGCGGAGGCGTGCGGCCTCCTGCGCACCACGGACGATGTCTCCACCGCGGGCCCGACCCGTTATCCTGGAGGGGTCCCCGGCATCGGATCGGGGCTCCCGCGCCTGTGGCAGAGATAAGGGCGTGGATCCCACCCCGCCCGCGCGGCGAGATCGCACAGCGCCAGGGCACCCACGAGGCAGCATCTCACTGCCGGACAGGCACACATCGTGACGACCTTCGCCGAACTCGGCGTCGACCAGGACATCGTCGAGACCCTTGCCAAAAAAGGCATCGTCGACGCTTTCCCCATCCAGGAGCAGACCATTCCCCTCGGCCTGCCCGGCCAGGACATCATCGGCCAGGCCAAGACCGGCACGGGCAAGACCTTCGGCTTCGGCATCCCCGTCGTGCAGCGGCTCGGACTGAACCCCGAGCACGGCGTGAAGGCGCTCATCGTCGTGCCCACGCGCGAACTGTGCGTGCAGGTCTACGAGGACATCGACATGCTCACCACCGGTCGCTCCACCAGCGTCGTGGCGATCTACGGCGGCAAGGCGTACGAAGGTCAGATCGAGCAGCTGCGCGCCGGCGCGCAGATCGTGGTCGGCACTCCCGGCCGCCTGATCGACCTGAACAATCAGCGCCTCCTCGATCTGTCCAACGCGACCGAGGTCGTGCTGGACGAGGCTGACAAGATGCTCGATCTCGGCTTCCTCCCCGACATCGAGAAGATCTTCCAGAAGGTGCCCGCGATCCGGCACACGCAGCTCTTCTCCGCGACGATGCCCGGACCGATCGTCGCGCTCGCGCGCCGGTTCATGACGAACCCGATCCACATCCGTGCCACCGACCCCGACGAGGGGCTCACGCAGGCCAACATCAACCACCTCGTCTACCGCGCGCACTCGATGGACAAGGATGAGGTCATCGCCCGCATCCTGCAGGCCGAGGGTCGCGGCAAGACCGTCGTCTTCACCCGCACCAAGCGCGCCGCCCAGCGGCTCTCGGACGAGCTCGGAGACCGCGGCTTCAACACCGCCTCGGTCCACGGTGACATGAGCCAGGAAGCGCGCGAGCGTTCCATGGCCGCGTTCAAGGCCGGCAAGAAGGACGTGCTCATCGCCACCGACGTCGCCGCGCGCGGCATCGACGTCGACGACGTGACCCACGTCATCAACCACACGATCCCGGATGACGAGAAGACGTACCTGCACCGCGCCGGCCGTACCGGCCGCGCCGGCAAGACGGGCATCGCGGTCACCTTCGTGGACTGGGACGACCTGCACAAGTGGGCACTCATCAACCGCGCACTCGAGTTCGGCCAACCCGAGCCCGTCGAGACGTACTCGTCGAGCCCGCACCTGTACTCCGATCTCAGCATCCCGGCCGGCACCAAGGGACGCCTGACCACAGCCCCGCGGACGCAGACGATCAAGACGCAGGATGCTGCGCCTTCCCGCTCCTCGGAGCGCGAAGGCACACCGCGTCGCCGACGCCGTCGCTCGGACGAGCCGGGGGGCAACGGGACCGAGAGCGAGGCGCAGCGCGCCGCCGCCCCCGAGGTCCCCGCCGACCACGGCTCGCACGATGCCGCCGAGGGCGCCGGAACGCATGACGGCGGAGGCAAGGAGCACCACGACGGCAACGCGGCTCCGCGCCGCCGGCGTCGTCGTCGCGGATCACGCGGCGGCGCGCCCGTCGCCGGGGCCTGAGCAGCAGCATCCGCATCTGAGTCAGGAGATGCGCCGGCAATCGGACGATCCACGCTGATCCGTCCCGTTTCCGGTGCATCTCCAGTTCTCGTGACGCCGGCGTCGAGCCCGCGTCCGACACGGTGATCCCGGTGGCTGACGTCGGAGACGGTGAGCGCTATTGTGAGCGGCACGGCGGGTCCGCCGCCGACCCTCGCTACGAAAGGCAGCCATGAGATACCTCGACGCCGTGGAATATCAGGGATTCTGGGGGTCCATCTGGGACCTCATCTGGTGGTTCCTGCTGGCCTTCGTCTTCGTCTCCTACCTCTTCGCGCTGTTCGCCGTGGTGGCGGATCTGTTCCGCGACCACAAGCTCAACGGGTGGGCGAAGGCGCTGTGGTTCATCTTCCTGATCCTCTTCCCGATCCTCTCGGTTCTGATCTATCTGATCGCCCGCGGCAAAGGGATGGCCGAGCGCAGTGCGGCTCAGGCCAGGGATCTGAGGTCAGCGCAGGACGACTACATCAGGTCGGTGGCAGGCGGCAGCCCGTCCGAGGAGATCGCCAAGGCGAAGTCGCTGCTTGATTCGGGCGCGATCAACCAGGCCGAGTTCGACCACATCAAGTCCCGGGCCCTGAGCTAGGCATCTGCGCGGCACTGCTGCGGCAGCGAATCGGTCAGGGATAGACCGGTTCGCTGCCGGTGGCCCGCTCGATGATGCGTGCCACCATGTCGTCGGTCGTCGTGTTCTCGCCCGGCTGGTTCGGCTTGCCGAGGCCGTGGTAGTCGCTTGAGCCCGTCACGATGAGGTCGCGCTCGGTAGAGATCCGGCTGAGCGTGCGGATACCGGCATCCAGATTCTCGCGGTGTCCCAGCTCGAACCCGGCCAGGCCCGCAGCCAGCATCCGCTCCAGGACGGGCATGGGAAGCAGTCCCGCGCGGCCTGCCGGGTGGGCGATGATCGGCACCCCGCCCGCGCCCACGATCAGTTCGACGGCCAGCACCGGATCCGGGGCGTAGAGGGCGACGTAGTAGTCGCCCGAGGGGCTCAGGATCTCCGAGAACGCCTCGGTGCGGTCCCGGACATGCCCCTTCGCGATCAGGGCGTCGGCGATGTGCGGGCGCCCGACGGTGGCGCCGTCCGAGGTCTGCGCGACGATGTCGTCCCAGTGCAGGTCGAAGTCTCGTCCGATCCGGTCGGCCATCGTCCGCGCCCGTTCGAGCCGCGATCGCCGGATCCGGTCGGTCATCTCGCGCAACCCGGGGTCGTCGGGATCGACGAGGTACGCCAGCACATGCACGCTGCGCCACTGATACTTGGCGGAGAGTTCCATTCCCGGAATGAACGTCATTCCGAGGGATGCCGCGGCCTCGGCTGCCTCGGCCCAGCCCGAGGTAGTGTCGTGATCGGTGAGCGCGGCCGTGCGCAGTCCGTGCCGGTGCGCGGCGGCCATCACCTGCGCGGCGGACTCGGTCCCGTCGGAGTGGACCGAATGCAGGTGCAGGTCGCTCGGACCCCTGAAACGACGCGTGTCCGACATCCCTCGAGCGTATCGCGCGGCCCGTGGCGGTCGGTCCGCAGAGGGCCGCGCCGACGCCGCGGACTGATCTCCCAGCCTGCTGACATAGAGTCGCCGCGTGCTTCGCCTGCTGGGGGTTTTCGGGACCGTGATCTGCGCGATCGCGGCCGCCGTCCTGACATGGCCGGCATTCTTCCGCGTGGAGCAGGTCTTCCCGATCGCCCAGATCGTGTCCTTCCGCGGTCCTCTCGCTCTGGCATTCGCGGTCCTCCTGGTGATCGCGCTCCTGCTCGCGATCGCGCGTCCGATCCGCGCCTTCGCCGTGGCGATCGCGGTGATCGCCGGCGTGGCGATGCTGGCCAACCTCGCTGTCGTCGTGACGCGTGGAGTCGGGACCGAGACGCTCCCCGCCAAGACGGACACCAGCATCCGGGTCATGACGTGGAACACCGCCGGTTCGGCGACGGCCCCCGAGACCGTTGCGCAGATCGCGGTCGCGATGGACGCCGACATCGTGACGCTCCCCGAGACCACGATCGAAACCGGCGAGAAGGTCGCCGTGGCGATGCGTGAGCTCGGGCATCGGATGTGGGCGCACTATGCCGAGTACGGCACCGACGGATGGGACGCGCGATCGACCACGCTGCTGATCTCTCCGGACCTGGGCGACTACTCGGTCATCGAGTCGTCGCAGGACGGCACGAGCAATACATCGACGGTGCCCAGTGCGGTGGCGATGCCGATCACGGGCGACGGGCCGATCGTGGTGGCCGCTCACGCCGTCGCCCCGCGACAGAGCTACATGCAGCACTGGCGTGACGACTTGTCGTGGCTTGCCGACCAGTGCGCCGAT
Coding sequences within:
- a CDS encoding UvrD-helicase domain-containing protein, which gives rise to MATLSAEVIAAALGQFPPTGEQTQVIEAPLDPALVVAGAGSGKTETMAARVVWLVANRIVRRDEVLGLTFTRKAAGELAERIQRRLQRLAEFERRGLLAALPALHADGRLDVFGELERAGGDGAKAAAARATAMDALAADVGAIAEAPDEDALLHRPTVATYNSFADQIVREHAVRIGRDPEAVILSESAAWLLMRRVVFGSDDPRLESRGEAVRSIVDAALRIARDGVDNLVSFDELADFPKRFDDVLDRPSTRKGTVVYSDVADAAEKVGALGLLADLAREYAAEKRRIGVLDFSDQVAGALEVVRTHPVVAGELRERFRVVLLDEYQDTSVVQTDLLAALFADTAVMAVGDPNQAIYGWRGASAGNLGGFAGSFSPGRVCAQFSLLTSWRNSAAVLTAANAVLAPLATRAAVVVEELRARPGAPAGAVDLVFEADLDAEADRVAEWFARIRAQRAAGAKSTTGAVLFRSKKHMVRFGDALGRRGIPHRILGLGGLLSTPEVVDVVCALRVLSDPAAGSALIRLLAGPRWAIGLPDLRELAALARRIARHDAALQPLSPEVVERIRGSAGDDDGSLVDALDFVLRHKPDHGWLSPFTPEARERLREAGAVFAGLRRAVGMPMPDLVRLIELELRLDAELSANESRGPARIASAQLRAFVDELHAFLAADESGSISSLLAWLDHAEQLDEFAPRTEPPEDDVVQLLTIHGSKGLEWDAVAVVRLVKDELPSAPRDTKGWLGFGVLPYSFRGDARWLPALQWERDAAPTQQDLKAAFESFVAANRARQLEEDRRLAYVAVTRARDHLLLTGASWSGTKRPRERSVFLNEIAQALHRELPEDVPGENPYLGERRVLQWPIDPLGARRDVVQRASAAVEAALAAPRVVPDRDVALLLAERDARQRPSGEAAPTRIAASRFKEFVSDYAGTVARIARPLPERPFRQTRLGTLFHVWVEQRSGRVGTARTLDDALWELDDDAPDTTASAEDAAVLATLQANFAASEWGALSPIEVETEIDFTVTGEPGLSLDGRPHVIICKLDAVYRRDDRDGRIEIVDWKTGAPPRNDAEREERMLQLELYRRAYHAMHGVPLEEIDVALYYVAADLVLRG
- a CDS encoding ATP-dependent DNA helicase; protein product: MDSADGSGAASEFDTHQLAVVALPVEASGVVVGAPGSGKTATLVKRVAALVEAGVDPDGLVVLTPSRQTATALRDRLALAVGRATSGPIARSVASFAYQLVRGTAVAAGEEPPQLLTGGDEDQLIQDLLEGDAEDETDGISRWPDWLGPAVRSTKGFRTEVRTFLAECTTLGIEPDRLRALGQTHAIPVWQAMASFLSEYLQVRADMRGAHRDAAGLVREAVGVLRTGAAGAEIIQRGTVILVDDAQELTLGGVELLEACVQRGIAVLAFGDPDVGSGAFRGATPENFARLAHVLGSVSVLAAAHRGTAWQNEVVREVTQRIGAVGLVAHRARPSVDGVAVVPDASVRALTLRSPAEEFDAIARLLRERHVHDGIPWSSCAVIAHDTRQVAALERELAAREVPTRSSGPGRPLGTLAPVRDLLRLIELASRDAWTFEDAAEALLSTGGRLDPIELRRLRSALRHGELAAGGERSGRDLIVSAMRQPLEFDLIDTREARRAAVLARTIAVLRDELARGATAHELLWTAWDRSGLQRPWSESARGHGPLADQANRDLDAVVALFQAAKRFVERSLDADPRVFVRGILDSDVAEDRLDAPAGGEAVRILTPAGALGTEFDTVVIAGVQDGVWPNTRLRGSLLDTWRLADAATRADAGAASTLDRRRAAMHDELRLLARALSRATDRVIVTAVDDDDTGPSVFFEFLPDPERHAVEHPLSLRGLVAQHRRALTEPSSRGRAGERAARAAQQLALLADALVPGSAPREWFGVAAPTSTGPLRDLAHEDVRVSPSRLHTLEECELNWVIGDLGGDPGGATAGLGTIIHAALEHSAGSDEASLWAEVESRWGELTFEAEWRDRAERARARDLVRRLHLYLRRFEDSGGALIGAEPHFEVAIPLDDAEAFEHGAILSGYIDRVELTPEGTVVIMDLKTGKREPQTDLKVVDNPQLGAYQLAFESGAIPAAVGLPAGGAKLLVLRPTATRVDYATPWQPPFDDERRELFLERVRSAVTVMRGTTFTAPYEDHCRDEFSYGLCRIHTIGAVSAS
- a CDS encoding DUF3107 domain-containing protein, producing MEIRIGITNTGRELNFETNEPVADVKKSVASALDAGATHVSFTDAKGTSYIVPTASLAYIEFGTEESRRVGFVA
- a CDS encoding ferritin-like fold-containing protein encodes the protein MVKWFWQQRPQGRKLQLRSRGEASDAHRVDFEALAPDIDTFLGQAAYLQLGYFETLSELIASTPELAQKESLSRAAGAALQKHEELVALIRERGDDPTSLMLPFREPLDAFRRATHGVRPQETMLSVHITAGMLDDFYLALSSSYGDTGRRVARILRADDDREAIVDIIGATIASDPEWASLLAMWGRRLVGDTLLIARAALGLTTLQIADERQVEPVFTELMGAHSKRMDAMGLAA
- a CDS encoding DEAD/DEAH box helicase; translated protein: MTTFAELGVDQDIVETLAKKGIVDAFPIQEQTIPLGLPGQDIIGQAKTGTGKTFGFGIPVVQRLGLNPEHGVKALIVVPTRELCVQVYEDIDMLTTGRSTSVVAIYGGKAYEGQIEQLRAGAQIVVGTPGRLIDLNNQRLLDLSNATEVVLDEADKMLDLGFLPDIEKIFQKVPAIRHTQLFSATMPGPIVALARRFMTNPIHIRATDPDEGLTQANINHLVYRAHSMDKDEVIARILQAEGRGKTVVFTRTKRAAQRLSDELGDRGFNTASVHGDMSQEARERSMAAFKAGKKDVLIATDVAARGIDVDDVTHVINHTIPDDEKTYLHRAGRTGRAGKTGIAVTFVDWDDLHKWALINRALEFGQPEPVETYSSSPHLYSDLSIPAGTKGRLTTAPRTQTIKTQDAAPSRSSEREGTPRRRRRRSDEPGGNGTESEAQRAAAPEVPADHGSHDAAEGAGTHDGGGKEHHDGNAAPRRRRRRRGSRGGAPVAGA
- a CDS encoding SHOCT domain-containing protein, producing the protein MRYLDAVEYQGFWGSIWDLIWWFLLAFVFVSYLFALFAVVADLFRDHKLNGWAKALWFIFLILFPILSVLIYLIARGKGMAERSAAQARDLRSAQDDYIRSVAGGSPSEEIAKAKSLLDSGAINQAEFDHIKSRALS